Proteins co-encoded in one Kribbella qitaiheensis genomic window:
- a CDS encoding OsmC family protein has protein sequence MGDDSLRSINFERTANSKYLVHNVRGGTLSVGSGGETDTDFTPVELLLAAIGACSAIDVDVVVSRRAEPTEFSAVVRGDKIRDPEQGNRMENLAVEFTIQFPEDEAGDKAREALPRAVKMSHDRLCTVSRTVELGTPIHTTVVETPQS, from the coding sequence ATGGGCGACGACAGCCTCCGGTCGATCAACTTCGAACGCACCGCGAACAGCAAGTATCTGGTCCACAACGTTCGCGGCGGCACGCTGTCCGTCGGATCGGGTGGTGAGACCGACACCGATTTCACCCCGGTGGAACTGCTGCTGGCCGCGATCGGCGCCTGCTCCGCGATCGATGTCGACGTCGTGGTGAGCCGCCGGGCCGAGCCGACCGAGTTCAGCGCGGTCGTGCGCGGCGACAAGATCCGCGACCCCGAGCAGGGCAACCGGATGGAGAACCTCGCCGTCGAGTTCACCATCCAATTCCCCGAAGACGAAGCCGGCGACAAGGCACGCGAGGCCCTACCCCGAGCGGTCAAGATGTCCCACGACCGCCTCTGCACAGTCAGCCGCACAGTAGAACTAGGCACCCCGATCCACACCACCGTCGTCGAAACCCCTCAGAGCTGA
- a CDS encoding SDR family oxidoreductase: MRVVIAGGHGQIALRLTKLLAAGGHEAVGLVRNPAHEADIADAGGTAAVLDLEKADLAAVAEVLAGADVAIFSAGAGPGSGNDRKDTVDRGAAALFAEAAERAGVRRHIQVGSMGADRVDELDPDDGFTIYLRAKKAAEDDLRGRDLDWTILRPGALTNDPGTGLVLIADKTGRGSVTRDDVAAVLAGLCETPASIGRTLELIAGETPIAAALSNL, from the coding sequence ATGCGAGTTGTTATTGCGGGTGGACATGGACAGATCGCGCTGCGGTTGACCAAGCTGCTGGCCGCCGGTGGTCATGAGGCGGTCGGGCTGGTGCGGAATCCGGCGCACGAGGCCGACATCGCCGATGCTGGTGGCACTGCCGCGGTATTGGATCTCGAGAAAGCCGACCTCGCCGCGGTTGCCGAAGTACTGGCTGGTGCTGACGTCGCGATCTTCTCCGCCGGAGCCGGGCCGGGCAGCGGGAACGATCGCAAGGACACGGTCGACCGTGGCGCCGCGGCGTTGTTCGCCGAGGCAGCTGAGCGCGCCGGCGTACGAAGGCACATCCAGGTCGGCTCGATGGGCGCGGACCGCGTCGACGAGCTGGACCCGGATGACGGCTTCACGATCTACCTCCGTGCGAAGAAGGCGGCCGAGGACGACCTGCGCGGCCGCGACCTGGACTGGACCATCCTGCGCCCGGGAGCGCTCACCAACGATCCCGGCACCGGATTGGTCCTGATCGCCGACAAGACCGGCCGCGGCAGCGTCACCCGCGACGACGTGGCCGCCGTTCTTGCCGGACTCTGCGAAACCCCGGCCTCGATCGGCCGGACCCTGGAACTCATCGCCGGCGAGACACCCATCGCCGCCGCGCTGAGCAACCTCTGA
- a CDS encoding propionyl-CoA synthetase — protein sequence MSSTQAASGDGGELMGAYDENYRRSLADPEGFWLEAAAAISWTRSPTRALDDSAAPLYRWFPDGELNTSYNALDRHVENGDGERSALIYDSPVTGTTRTFTYAELRDAVAVFAGALRSLGVGKGDRVIVYMPMIPEAVITMLACARLGAVHSVVFGGFAPKELAARIDDATPKVIVAASCGIEPTRVVEYKPIVDEAIELASHRPDHTIVLQRENAPGKLGERDLDWETLISDATPADPVPVAATDPLYVLYTSGTTGKPKGVVRDNGGHAVALAWSMSAVYDIGPGDVWWTASDVGWVVGHSYIVYAPLLVGATTILYEGKPVGTPDAGAFWRVIAQHHVKALFTAPTALRAIKKVDPEAAELAKYDLDRFATLFLAGERLDPETYHWAHSKLGVPVVDHWWQTETGWPIVANPHGLEPLPTKPGSATVPLPGWNVQILAADGTVLAAGEEGAIAIRLPLPPGALPTLWGDDARYIDNYLSQYDGYYLTGDSGYIDADGYIFVMGRTDDVINVAGHRLSTGSMEAVLAAHPAVAECAVIGVHDALKGQLPRGFVVLKAGVEISPETLQEELVAAVRRDIGPVAAFREVSVVEALPKTRSGKILRKTMRGIADGRDVAIPSTIEDPAVLETLRPILRHPS from the coding sequence GTGAGTAGTACGCAAGCGGCTTCGGGTGATGGAGGCGAACTGATGGGCGCGTACGACGAGAACTACCGCCGGAGTCTGGCGGATCCGGAAGGGTTCTGGCTGGAGGCTGCCGCGGCGATCAGCTGGACGCGCTCTCCGACCCGCGCGCTCGACGACTCGGCGGCGCCGCTCTACCGGTGGTTCCCCGATGGCGAGCTCAACACGTCGTACAACGCCCTCGATCGGCACGTCGAGAACGGGGACGGAGAGCGCTCCGCGCTGATCTACGACTCTCCGGTGACGGGAACGACGCGCACCTTCACGTACGCGGAGCTTCGCGACGCGGTTGCCGTGTTTGCCGGAGCGCTCAGGTCGTTGGGCGTCGGGAAGGGTGACCGCGTCATCGTCTACATGCCGATGATCCCCGAGGCGGTGATCACGATGCTGGCGTGTGCCCGCCTCGGCGCCGTTCACTCGGTCGTCTTCGGCGGATTCGCGCCGAAGGAGCTGGCCGCGCGGATCGACGACGCCACTCCGAAGGTGATCGTCGCCGCGTCCTGCGGGATCGAGCCGACCCGCGTGGTCGAGTACAAGCCGATCGTCGACGAAGCGATCGAGCTCGCTAGCCATCGGCCCGACCACACCATCGTGCTGCAGCGCGAGAACGCGCCCGGGAAACTCGGAGAGCGCGATCTTGACTGGGAAACGCTGATCTCGGACGCGACGCCGGCAGACCCGGTCCCGGTGGCCGCGACCGATCCGCTCTATGTGCTCTACACGTCCGGAACGACCGGGAAACCGAAGGGTGTCGTCCGCGACAACGGCGGCCATGCCGTCGCGCTCGCCTGGTCGATGAGCGCCGTCTACGACATCGGCCCGGGTGATGTCTGGTGGACCGCCTCCGACGTCGGCTGGGTCGTCGGCCACTCGTACATCGTCTACGCACCGCTGCTCGTGGGCGCGACCACGATCTTGTACGAAGGCAAGCCAGTCGGTACGCCGGACGCGGGCGCCTTCTGGCGAGTGATCGCGCAGCATCACGTGAAAGCGCTCTTCACCGCTCCGACCGCGCTCCGGGCTATCAAGAAGGTCGACCCGGAGGCGGCCGAACTGGCGAAGTACGACCTCGATCGGTTCGCCACGCTGTTCCTCGCCGGCGAACGGCTCGACCCGGAGACGTACCACTGGGCGCACAGCAAGCTCGGCGTACCGGTCGTCGATCACTGGTGGCAGACGGAGACCGGCTGGCCGATCGTGGCCAACCCACACGGCCTCGAACCATTGCCGACCAAGCCCGGCTCGGCCACGGTGCCGCTGCCCGGCTGGAACGTCCAGATCCTCGCTGCCGACGGAACCGTTCTGGCGGCGGGGGAGGAGGGGGCGATCGCGATCAGACTGCCGTTGCCGCCCGGTGCGCTGCCGACGCTGTGGGGCGACGACGCGCGCTACATCGACAACTACCTCAGTCAGTACGACGGGTACTACCTTACTGGCGACTCCGGCTATATCGATGCCGACGGCTACATCTTCGTGATGGGCCGCACCGACGACGTCATCAACGTCGCCGGGCACCGGCTGTCGACCGGGAGCATGGAAGCGGTGCTGGCGGCGCATCCCGCGGTCGCGGAGTGCGCGGTGATCGGCGTACACGATGCCTTGAAGGGTCAGTTGCCACGCGGCTTCGTCGTACTGAAGGCGGGTGTGGAGATCTCGCCGGAGACACTGCAGGAGGAGCTGGTGGCTGCCGTACGGCGGGACATCGGGCCGGTGGCGGCGTTCCGAGAGGTGTCCGTGGTGGAGGCGCTACCGAAGACACGATCCGGCAAGATCCTCCGCAAGACAATGCGCGGAATAGCAGACGGCCGCGACGTCGCCATCCCCTCCACCATCGAAGACCCCGCCGTTCTCGAAACCCTCCGCCCCATCCTCCGCCACCCCTCCTGA
- a CDS encoding threonine/serine dehydratase: protein MTVSRVDVVAAARRIDGRIRRTPVLRVTPTLTFKLELLQHVGSFKPRGAFNRLLSAKEQGALTGQGIVAASGGNAGLAAAYAARELGVPARIFVPETAPAPKVARLRTLDADVVQVGSEYAEAYEAAMSACEESGALLVHAFDQPEVVAGQGTLGLELLDQVDGFDTVLVAVGGGGLIAGIATALEDRARVIGVEPELAPTLHRALEAGEPVDVRVGGLAADSHGARRLGSLAFEAARRYDFGSVLVAEEMIVAARNELWHEYHLAVEHGAAVAYAALSTGAYQPVPGERVIVIICGANTDPTTLA, encoded by the coding sequence ATGACGGTTTCGCGGGTTGACGTGGTGGCGGCCGCACGGCGGATCGATGGGCGGATACGGCGTACGCCGGTGTTGCGGGTGACGCCGACGCTGACGTTCAAGCTCGAGTTGCTGCAGCACGTCGGCTCCTTCAAACCGCGAGGCGCCTTCAACCGGTTGCTGAGCGCGAAGGAACAGGGCGCTCTCACCGGTCAGGGGATCGTCGCGGCCTCTGGCGGGAACGCGGGTCTGGCCGCCGCGTACGCCGCGCGCGAACTCGGCGTACCGGCTCGCATCTTCGTGCCCGAGACCGCGCCGGCTCCCAAGGTGGCGCGGTTGCGCACGCTTGATGCGGATGTGGTTCAGGTCGGGAGTGAGTACGCCGAGGCGTATGAGGCCGCGATGTCAGCGTGTGAGGAGTCGGGGGCGTTGCTGGTGCACGCGTTCGATCAGCCGGAGGTCGTCGCGGGGCAGGGCACGCTCGGGTTGGAGCTGCTCGACCAGGTCGACGGGTTCGACACCGTTCTGGTGGCCGTCGGTGGGGGCGGGCTGATCGCCGGGATCGCGACCGCGCTGGAAGATCGCGCTCGGGTGATCGGGGTGGAGCCCGAACTGGCGCCGACGTTGCATCGCGCGCTCGAGGCGGGTGAGCCGGTCGACGTACGGGTCGGCGGGCTGGCAGCGGATTCGCACGGGGCGCGGCGGCTGGGGTCGCTGGCGTTCGAGGCGGCGCGGCGGTACGACTTCGGGTCGGTGCTGGTCGCGGAGGAGATGATCGTTGCTGCGCGCAACGAGTTGTGGCACGAGTACCACCTCGCGGTCGAGCACGGAGCGGCCGTCGCCTACGCCGCACTGAGCACGGGGGCCTACCAGCCTGTGCCCGGCGAGCGCGTCATCGTCATCATCTGCGGCGCCAACACGGACCCCACCACCCTCGCCTGA
- a CDS encoding rhomboid family intramembrane serine protease: MSFQTPARKTGSVVDTARISSGIKLLIALVGLMWISEIVDTALHGRLDQYGIIAREPDGLFGIITAPFLHLGFGHLISNTLPLVTLGAIIAISGALRLFSVTAIVTTIGGLGTWLISPPHTITIGASGLVFGYAAYLIARGIFNRRLGQVAVGVLVILVWGSALLGGLLPQDGISWQGHLFGGIAGILSAWILADDRKPDPRPVI; the protein is encoded by the coding sequence ATGAGTTTCCAGACTCCGGCTCGCAAGACCGGCAGTGTCGTCGACACGGCCCGGATCAGCAGCGGGATCAAGCTGCTGATCGCGCTCGTCGGGCTGATGTGGATCAGTGAGATCGTCGACACCGCACTGCACGGTCGGCTCGATCAGTACGGGATCATCGCCCGCGAGCCGGACGGTCTGTTCGGGATCATCACGGCGCCGTTCCTGCACCTCGGCTTCGGGCACCTGATCTCGAACACGCTCCCGCTGGTCACCCTGGGTGCGATCATCGCGATCAGCGGCGCCCTGCGGCTCTTCTCCGTGACGGCGATCGTCACCACCATCGGCGGTCTCGGTACCTGGCTGATCTCGCCGCCGCACACCATCACGATCGGTGCGAGCGGGCTCGTCTTCGGGTACGCCGCATACCTGATCGCGCGCGGCATCTTCAACCGCCGCCTCGGCCAGGTGGCGGTCGGCGTACTCGTGATCCTTGTCTGGGGCAGTGCGCTGCTCGGCGGCCTACTCCCGCAGGACGGCATCTCCTGGCAGGGTCACCTTTTCGGCGGCATCGCAGGCATCCTCTCCGCCTGGATCCTCGCCGACGACCGCAAACCCGATCCGCGCCCCGTCATCTAG
- a CDS encoding Cmx/CmrA family chloramphenicol efflux MFS transporter, with product MPIAVYILGLAIFAQGTSELMLAGLLPEMADDLSVSIPAAGLLISAFAVGMLIGAPVLAVVTLRWPRRTALLVFLAIFALTHVAGALTPNYDVLLVTRVLGAFVYAGFWAVAAVTAVGLVPRNSRAKAMSVVAGGLTIATIVGLPAGTVIGQHLGWRAAFWTVAALSILAMAGVLGTIPGGAPDPESAPRLREEIRAMANPRLWLSYATTALVTAAILVIFSYFAPLLTEATGLRPGAIPGVLALYGVGSLIGITLGGRTADATPFRTLSVGITGLVVLSAALALWAGTPVVAIGTIFLLGGFGFAVNPALNARVFSLAGQAPTFATAINFSAFNVGITIGPWLGGLAIDAGAGYPELGWIAAALGLVALGTVILAALLPVRPLQPAGPVHPSVVPAGPPPDPDVT from the coding sequence ATGCCGATCGCTGTCTACATCCTGGGGCTGGCCATCTTCGCCCAGGGCACGTCCGAGCTGATGCTGGCCGGACTGTTGCCCGAGATGGCCGACGACCTGAGCGTGTCGATCCCGGCGGCGGGGCTGCTGATCTCCGCCTTCGCGGTCGGCATGCTGATCGGCGCACCGGTGCTCGCGGTGGTCACGTTGCGCTGGCCCCGGCGGACGGCGTTGCTGGTCTTCCTCGCGATCTTCGCGCTCACCCATGTGGCCGGGGCACTCACCCCGAACTACGACGTACTGCTGGTGACCCGCGTCCTCGGCGCATTCGTGTACGCCGGCTTCTGGGCGGTCGCGGCCGTCACGGCAGTCGGGCTGGTCCCCCGCAACAGCCGGGCCAAGGCGATGAGCGTCGTCGCCGGTGGACTCACGATCGCCACTATCGTCGGGCTGCCTGCCGGGACGGTGATCGGCCAGCATCTCGGCTGGCGGGCGGCGTTCTGGACCGTCGCGGCGTTGTCGATCCTCGCGATGGCCGGCGTGCTAGGGACGATCCCGGGCGGCGCACCCGATCCGGAGAGCGCTCCCCGCCTGCGCGAGGAGATCCGTGCGATGGCCAATCCGAGACTGTGGCTGTCCTATGCGACGACCGCGCTGGTCACCGCAGCGATCCTGGTGATCTTCAGCTACTTCGCCCCGCTGCTGACCGAGGCGACCGGGCTGCGGCCAGGTGCCATTCCCGGCGTCCTTGCCCTGTACGGCGTGGGCTCGCTGATCGGAATCACCCTGGGCGGCCGTACTGCGGACGCCACGCCGTTCCGCACGCTGTCGGTCGGTATCACCGGGCTGGTCGTCCTTTCGGCGGCGCTCGCGCTCTGGGCCGGCACCCCGGTGGTGGCGATCGGGACGATCTTCCTGCTCGGCGGGTTCGGTTTCGCGGTCAATCCCGCGCTGAACGCCCGGGTGTTCAGCCTGGCCGGACAGGCGCCGACGTTCGCCACCGCGATCAACTTCTCCGCCTTCAACGTCGGCATCACGATCGGCCCGTGGCTCGGCGGGCTGGCGATCGACGCCGGGGCCGGCTACCCGGAACTCGGCTGGATCGCGGCAGCCCTCGGATTGGTTGCCCTAGGCACCGTCATCCTCGCCGCCCTCCTCCCGGTCCGGCCCCTGCAGCCCGCCGGCCCGGTGCACCCCTCGGTGGTCCCCGCCGGCCCTCCCCCCGACCCAGACGTCACCTGA
- a CDS encoding APC family permease — MSESSSAATTTHDRPELKRVMGPGLLLLFVVGDILGTGVYALTGKVAGEVGGAVWLPFLCAFVVAMLTATSYLELVTKYPKAGGAAVYTHKAFGIHFLTFLLTFAVMCSGLTSASSASKAFSENFFKAVKIDSSHGSILMITALSFMALIALVNLRGVGESVKANVVLTLIELTGLLIVIGVGAWALANGDGDPARLTDFSTPAGESPFSAVTSATALAFFAMVGFEDSVNMAEETKDPVKIFPKIMLLGLSITGVIYVLVAISAVALVSPDELNKGATPLLKVIQAGAPGFPLQIFAWITMFAVANSALINMLMASRLLYGMSHEKVLPGPLGRVLHKRRTPWVAILFTTLLAFFLIGYADLAALGGTTAFLLLCVFAIVNVAVLVLRRDQVEHKHFHAPTALPVLGVVLCVYLASPLSGRASDDYKIAGWLMLVGVGLWAVTWSLNKYVFKRKSDFDPSHLDHSGPVN, encoded by the coding sequence ATGAGCGAGAGTTCGAGTGCGGCAACGACGACCCACGATCGTCCCGAGCTGAAGCGGGTGATGGGGCCCGGCCTGCTGTTGCTCTTCGTGGTCGGCGACATCCTTGGTACCGGTGTGTATGCGCTGACCGGCAAGGTCGCGGGCGAGGTCGGCGGTGCCGTCTGGCTCCCGTTCCTGTGTGCGTTCGTGGTCGCGATGCTGACGGCAACGAGTTACCTGGAGCTCGTCACGAAGTACCCGAAGGCCGGTGGCGCGGCGGTCTACACGCACAAGGCGTTCGGAATCCACTTCCTCACCTTCCTGCTCACCTTCGCGGTGATGTGCTCCGGACTGACCTCGGCGTCGAGCGCGTCGAAGGCCTTCTCGGAGAACTTCTTCAAGGCGGTGAAGATCGACTCCTCGCACGGCTCGATCCTGATGATCACCGCACTGTCGTTCATGGCTTTGATAGCCCTGGTCAACCTTCGCGGCGTCGGCGAGAGCGTCAAGGCGAACGTCGTACTGACGCTGATCGAGCTGACCGGTCTGCTGATCGTGATCGGGGTCGGCGCCTGGGCGCTGGCCAACGGTGACGGCGACCCGGCGCGGCTGACCGACTTCAGTACGCCGGCCGGCGAGTCGCCGTTCAGCGCGGTCACCTCGGCGACGGCACTGGCGTTCTTCGCGATGGTCGGCTTCGAGGACTCGGTGAACATGGCCGAGGAGACCAAGGACCCGGTCAAGATCTTCCCCAAGATCATGTTGCTCGGGCTCAGCATCACCGGCGTGATCTACGTCCTGGTCGCGATCTCGGCCGTCGCCCTGGTGTCGCCGGACGAGCTGAACAAGGGGGCCACCCCACTGCTGAAGGTGATCCAGGCCGGCGCGCCCGGGTTCCCGCTCCAGATCTTCGCCTGGATCACGATGTTCGCGGTGGCCAACTCGGCGCTGATCAACATGCTGATGGCGAGCCGGCTGCTCTACGGCATGTCCCACGAGAAGGTGCTGCCGGGCCCGCTCGGCCGGGTGCTGCACAAGCGCCGTACGCCTTGGGTCGCGATCCTGTTCACGACCCTGCTCGCGTTCTTCCTGATCGGGTACGCCGACCTCGCGGCCCTCGGCGGGACGACGGCATTCCTGCTGCTCTGCGTGTTCGCCATCGTCAACGTGGCGGTTCTCGTACTGCGCCGTGACCAGGTAGAGCACAAGCACTTCCACGCGCCGACCGCGTTGCCGGTGCTGGGTGTCGTGCTCTGTGTGTATCTGGCGAGCCCGTTGTCGGGTCGTGCGTCGGACGACTACAAGATCGCGGGCTGGCTGATGCTTGTCGGCGTCGGTCTGTGGGCGGTCACCTGGTCGCTGAACAAGTACGTCTTCAAGCGGAAGTCCGACTTCGACCCGAGCCACCTGGACCACAGTGGGCCGGTCAACTGA
- a CDS encoding HNH endonuclease family protein — MRRLLACLTTAATVTATVVIAAPAVASPPTPPSASTAATELATLTVKTEGTTTGYSRDKFPHWHNVSGTCDTREEVLKRDGTGVTVDSACQPTAGKWTSVYDGVVITDSSDVDIDHIVPLAEAWKSGASTWTTAKREEFANNLTISQLIAVSASSNRSKGDRDPASWQPTNVSIHCIYARYWISVKYTYKLSLQSAEKTALQSMLDAC, encoded by the coding sequence ATGCGTCGTCTACTCGCATGCCTTACCACCGCCGCCACTGTCACGGCGACGGTCGTCATCGCCGCTCCAGCAGTGGCTTCGCCACCAACGCCGCCGTCAGCCAGTACCGCGGCGACCGAGTTGGCGACCCTGACCGTGAAGACAGAAGGAACCACCACCGGCTACAGCCGCGACAAGTTCCCGCACTGGCACAACGTGTCCGGCACCTGTGACACCAGGGAAGAAGTACTGAAACGCGACGGGACCGGCGTCACGGTCGACAGCGCCTGCCAACCGACGGCCGGCAAGTGGACCAGCGTGTACGACGGTGTCGTCATCACCGACAGTTCCGACGTGGACATCGACCACATCGTGCCGTTGGCCGAGGCGTGGAAGTCAGGTGCGAGCACCTGGACCACCGCCAAGCGGGAAGAGTTCGCGAACAACCTCACCATCTCGCAGCTGATCGCGGTCTCCGCGTCGAGCAACCGCTCCAAGGGCGACCGGGACCCGGCCTCCTGGCAGCCGACGAACGTCTCGATCCACTGCATCTACGCCCGCTACTGGATCTCGGTGAAGTACACCTACAAGCTCTCCCTCCAGTCGGCCGAGAAGACCGCGCTCCAGTCGATGCTCGACGCCTGCTGA
- a CDS encoding YaaA family protein: MTLILLPPSEGKTGRSRGKSVDLPTLSFPELNEVRETVLDSLAKVSSSSDAYGVLGVGPSLQQEVERNTRWRTEPAVPVSELYSGVLYDALGYSTLSPGSKRRAGARLLVVSAAWGALRMADRVPPYRLSMGTTLPGLGPLASVWRDPLAASLDAAAANSVIVDCRSSTYAAAWRPSGEQAAKWVAVSVVRERGGVRSVVSHNAKHTRGLVARHLLESGKDPGTPRALHKLISELWNAELDRTGAGWTLTVVEHD, encoded by the coding sequence GTGACCCTGATCCTGCTGCCGCCGTCCGAAGGCAAGACGGGCCGCTCTCGCGGCAAGTCGGTCGACCTGCCGACGCTGTCGTTCCCGGAGCTCAACGAGGTGCGCGAAACCGTGCTCGACTCGCTCGCCAAGGTGAGTTCCTCGAGCGACGCGTACGGCGTACTGGGTGTTGGCCCGTCGCTGCAGCAGGAGGTCGAGCGGAACACCCGGTGGCGGACCGAGCCCGCAGTACCGGTCTCCGAGCTGTACTCCGGTGTCCTGTACGACGCTCTCGGCTACTCCACCTTGTCGCCTGGGTCGAAGCGTCGCGCGGGTGCTCGCCTGCTGGTGGTGTCGGCGGCCTGGGGTGCTCTGCGGATGGCGGACCGCGTACCGCCGTACAGGCTGTCGATGGGTACGACGTTGCCCGGGCTCGGGCCGCTCGCGTCGGTCTGGCGGGATCCGCTCGCGGCTTCGCTCGACGCGGCAGCCGCGAACTCGGTGATCGTCGATTGCCGCTCGTCGACGTACGCCGCGGCCTGGCGTCCCAGCGGCGAGCAGGCTGCCAAGTGGGTCGCTGTGTCGGTGGTGCGTGAACGCGGGGGAGTGCGGTCGGTGGTGTCGCACAACGCGAAGCACACTCGTGGGTTGGTGGCCCGGCATCTGCTGGAGTCGGGCAAGGATCCGGGAACGCCGCGAGCACTCCACAAGCTGATCTCGGAGCTCTGGAACGCCGAACTCGACCGTACCGGCGCCGGCTGGACGCTGACCGTGGTGGAACACGACTGA
- a CDS encoding aldo/keto reductase, whose translation MTDMEYRQLGDSGLTVSVVGLGCNNLGRRLGADRAAAVVNAAVDAGITLFDTADIYGLGSEHGTSEELLGQALGKRRADVVIATKFGGDMHGENGPDWGVRGSRRYIRKAVESSLRRLGTDWIDLYQLHFPDPVTPIEETLAALSELVAEGKVRYIGSSQFAGWQVVDADWAARTSGSEHFISAQNRYSLLERDVEDELIPACEHLGIGVLPFFPLSSGLLTGKYKRGEAAPEGSRLATQPDRLSSADFDRIEALETFAAERDLTLIDVAIGGLAAQPAVASVIAGATSPEQIEQNVAAGLWSPTPADLAALDELT comes from the coding sequence ATGACCGACATGGAGTACCGGCAGCTGGGCGATTCCGGTCTGACCGTCAGTGTGGTCGGACTGGGTTGCAACAACCTCGGCCGCAGGCTGGGCGCGGACCGGGCGGCCGCGGTGGTGAACGCGGCAGTGGACGCGGGCATCACCCTCTTCGACACCGCCGACATCTACGGCCTCGGCAGTGAGCACGGCACCAGCGAGGAGCTGCTCGGCCAGGCACTCGGAAAGCGTCGCGCCGATGTGGTCATCGCAACCAAGTTCGGTGGCGACATGCACGGCGAGAACGGCCCGGACTGGGGTGTGCGCGGTTCCCGCCGCTACATCCGCAAGGCGGTCGAGTCGAGCCTGCGCCGGCTCGGGACCGACTGGATCGACCTCTACCAGCTGCACTTCCCCGACCCGGTGACGCCGATCGAGGAGACGCTGGCCGCGCTCTCCGAGCTCGTTGCTGAGGGCAAGGTTCGGTACATCGGCAGCTCGCAGTTCGCCGGCTGGCAGGTCGTCGACGCCGACTGGGCGGCGCGCACGTCCGGGTCGGAGCACTTCATCAGCGCGCAGAACCGGTACTCGCTGCTGGAGCGCGACGTCGAGGACGAGCTGATCCCCGCCTGCGAGCATCTCGGCATCGGCGTACTGCCGTTCTTCCCGCTCTCCTCAGGCCTGCTCACCGGCAAATACAAGCGTGGCGAGGCAGCCCCTGAAGGCAGCCGGCTGGCGACGCAGCCGGACCGGCTGAGCTCGGCCGACTTCGACCGGATCGAGGCGCTGGAGACCTTCGCGGCCGAGCGTGACCTCACCCTCATCGACGTCGCCATCGGCGGTCTCGCCGCTCAGCCGGCGGTCGCCTCGGTGATCGCCGGCGCCACGAGTCCGGAGCAGATCGAACAGAACGTCGCCGCCGGTCTGTGGAGTCCGACTCCTGCGGACCTGGCGGCCTTGGACGAGCTGACGTGA